In Nocardioides bizhenqiangii, the DNA window CCATGTGGCATTCGCCTGAACCGTGGACACCGTCGTCCGCGACGGGCATCACCATGACACTCACGAACGCCCGAGTGCACATCGGGGTGAATTGGATCGTTCGAAGTCGTACAGACCGCGGGCGGGTCGCTGGCGCCGCCGCACCAGTGGGATGACGGAGGCCCTGCCGACCATCGTCGCTGCCGCGACGACGGCCGCGGCCGCCGTGAAGAAGGGGAGGAGGTCGCGTCCGCCCCCTGCCGCGAGCATCAGCCCCAGCACCACGAACACGAGAGCGAAGCTGACCAGGCCGGTGACCACGACGTGCACGACCTGCGAAGCGTGGTGGCGGCAGACGAGGTGGATGACCGGTACGCCGACGAGCGCGAGCGGTAGCGCGACCACGGCCGCGAACACGAAGTAGTAGCACCAGAGGAGCGGCGCTCCGACGACGTACTCCTCCGTGACTTCGCCCTTGATCACCCCGGCCAGGGCGACCGGGAGGTACAGGCCCTGCCACACCGCCTGCACGCTCACGACGCCCGCGAGCGGCTCCTCGACGCCACGCTGCGCACCGTTGCCGAGCAGGGCATCGCACGGGTCTCGGCCCGCACGGTGGCGGCGGAGGCGGGGGTCAACCAGGCGCTGGTCTTCTATCACTTCGGATCGGTCGACGACCTGCTCGCCGCTGCGTGCCAGCGGGGCGCCGAGGCGCGCGTCGAGAGGTACCGCGCGGCACTCGAGGACGTCGGCTCCCTGTCCGAGCTCGTCGTCCTCGCCCGTCGCCTTCACGCGCAGGAGCGCGAAGCCGGCAACGTCGCCCTCCTCGGCCAGCTGCTGGCGGGCGCGCAGTCCCACCCCGCCCTCGCCGATCCCACCGCGGCAGGCCTGGCGCTCTGGGTCACTGAGGTCGAACGGGTGCTGCACCGACTCCTGGAGAGGACCCCGCTGCACGGGGTCGTCGACGTCCCCGGCCTGGCGCGCGCGGTCAGCGCGTCGTTCGTGGGTCTCGAGCTCTACGAGGCCGTCGACGAGGAGGGCGCCAACGCGGCGATCGCGTCCCTCGAGCAGCTCGCGAACCTGCTGTCCGCGTTCGAGGAGCTGGGTCCCATCGCCGACCGTGCCGTCCGGCGACGGCTCCGGCGTACTACGTCGGGGTAAGAGTCACTCCCCGATGTAGGACATGACGTGCTTGATGCGCGTGTAGTCCTCGAGGCCGTACATGGAGAGGTCCTTGCCGTAGCCGGAGTGCTTGAAGCCGCCGTGCGGCATCTCGGAGACGAACGGGATGTGGGTGTTGATCCACACGACGCCGAAGTCGAGCTTGCGGCTCA includes these proteins:
- a CDS encoding TetR/AcrR family transcriptional regulator, which codes for MARVSARTVAAEAGVNQALVFYHFGSVDDLLAAACQRGAEARVERYRAALEDVGSLSELVVLARRLHAQEREAGNVALLGQLLAGAQSHPALADPTAAGLALWVTEVERVLHRLLERTPLHGVVDVPGLARAVSASFVGLELYEAVDEEGANAAIASLEQLANLLSAFEELGPIADRAVRRRLRRTTSG